From the Chiloscyllium plagiosum isolate BGI_BamShark_2017 chromosome 16, ASM401019v2, whole genome shotgun sequence genome, one window contains:
- the tnnt3a gene encoding troponin T type 3a (skeletal, fast) isoform X6, translating into MTAPKIPEGEKVDFDDIQKKRQNKDLMELQTLIDLHFEHRKKEEEELIALKERIEKRRAERAEQQRIRAEKEKERQARQVEEKARKEEEDARRRADDDAKKKKALSSMGAQYSSYLAKADQKRGKKQTEREKKRKILAERRKALNIDHLNEDKLREKAKELYDWLRQLESEKFDMCEKLKRQKYEITSLRKRMELLAKFSKKGAGKGKVGGRWK; encoded by the exons GACATCCAGAAGAAGCGCCAGAACAAAGATCTGATGGAGTTACAGACTCTGATTGATCTTCATTTTGAGCATAGGAAGAAGGAAGAAGAGGAACTGATTGCTCTGAAAGAAAGGATT GAAAAACGCAGAGCAGAAAGAGCTGAACAGCAAAGAATTCGCGCTGAGAAGGAAAAGGAGCGTCAGGCCAGGCAGGTG GAGGAGAAAGCAAGAAAGGAAGAGGAGGATGCCAGGAGGAGGGCTGATGATGATGCCAAGAAGAAGAAGGCTCTGAGCAGCATGGGTGCTCAATACAGCAGCTATCTTGCCAAG GCTGatcagaagagagggaaaaaacaGACTGAAAGGGAAAAGAAGAGGAAAATCCTTGCAGAGAGGCGCAAAGCACTCAACATTGATCATCTTAATGAAGACAAGCTTAG ggaaaaagccaaggaactatatgACTGGTTGAGACAACTAGAATCTGAAAAATTTGATATGTGTGAAAAACTGAAGAGGCAGAAGTATGAG ATTACATCACTGCGTAAGAGAATGGAGCTACTGGCTAAGTT CAGCAAGAAGGGTGCTGGCAAGGGGAAGGTTGGTGGCCGCTGGAAGTAA
- the tnnt3a gene encoding troponin T type 3a (skeletal, fast) isoform X5, whose translation MTAPKIPEGEKVDFDDIQKKRQNKDLMELQTLIDLHFEHRKKEEEELIALKERIEKRRAERAEQQRIRAEKEKERQARQVEEKARKEEEDARRRADDDAKKKKALSSMGAQYSSYLAKADQKRGKKQTEREKKRKILAERRKALNIDHLNEDKLREKAKELYDWLRQLESEKFDMCEKLKRQKYEITTARNRIDELQKHSKKGAGKGKVGGRWK comes from the exons GACATCCAGAAGAAGCGCCAGAACAAAGATCTGATGGAGTTACAGACTCTGATTGATCTTCATTTTGAGCATAGGAAGAAGGAAGAAGAGGAACTGATTGCTCTGAAAGAAAGGATT GAAAAACGCAGAGCAGAAAGAGCTGAACAGCAAAGAATTCGCGCTGAGAAGGAAAAGGAGCGTCAGGCCAGGCAGGTG GAGGAGAAAGCAAGAAAGGAAGAGGAGGATGCCAGGAGGAGGGCTGATGATGATGCCAAGAAGAAGAAGGCTCTGAGCAGCATGGGTGCTCAATACAGCAGCTATCTTGCCAAG GCTGatcagaagagagggaaaaaacaGACTGAAAGGGAAAAGAAGAGGAAAATCCTTGCAGAGAGGCGCAAAGCACTCAACATTGATCATCTTAATGAAGACAAGCTTAG ggaaaaagccaaggaactatatgACTGGTTGAGACAACTAGAATCTGAAAAATTTGATATGTGTGAAAAACTGAAGAGGCAGAAGTATGAG ATTACTACAGCCAGAAATCGCATTGATGAACTTCAAAAACA CAGCAAGAAGGGTGCTGGCAAGGGGAAGGTTGGTGGCCGCTGGAAGTAA